In Scatophagus argus isolate fScaArg1 chromosome 5, fScaArg1.pri, whole genome shotgun sequence, a genomic segment contains:
- the rap1gap2a gene encoding rap1 GTPase-activating protein 2a isoform X2 codes for MSQTGGRFHNKKAGIRAAVILIGLLHKSRKAKEKERDKEETEGKQELLNISNVPLGECPPSPPRTAPPSMKSAEFFDMLERMQVPKAEETKKWKDDYIPYPRIEDVLEKGGPYPQVILPQFGGYWIEDVEAPAGTPSSSESSFCEEEDGEEGMSPGGGHSYRLECNSTARAYRKHFLGKEHMNYYCTGSSIGNLIMSLKHEEAEGQEYLRIMLRSRIKTVHDRISLAGISQLPSVPQIAKLLCDDATGLKFNPVLYPRGSQLIVAYDEHEVNNTFKFGVIYQKFGQTSEEELFGNNEETPAFKEFLGILGDNIELQDFKGFRGGLDVSHRQTGSESVYTVFRQREIMFHVSTKLPFTEGDVQQLQRKRHIGNDIVATVFQEEATPFVPDMIASNFLHAYVLVQVENPCTEHTTYKVSVTAREDVPPFGPPLPNPAVFKKGPEFRDFLLTKLINAENACYKSDKFAKLEGRTRAALLDNLHDELHRQSQAALGLGQAGEEDKLENGGHGGLLESFKRAMRVRSHSMETMVGSHRHRSPGVGGGLPASVSGGGLPQSTSECTKSTFTPPVLSAKSPLKSPVKRRSGLFPRLHSSTDTPTDKHTRSDQKPAENCPLSQEVRSETSSNPSSPEICPNKERPFTKLKECSSGRPNISRSSSSTSSFSSTTGETEALEELETTSHASVASSSAFSPSLSVDSQGSGTPVIMCRSPTEGRSKTSPRSNLKFRFDKMSHSSTASE; via the exons tcTGCAGAGTTCTTCGATATGCTGGAGAGGATGCAG GTCCCTAAAGCTGAAGAGACCAAAAAATGGAAG GATGACTACATCCCCTACCCACGGATAGAAGAT GTCCTGGAGAAAGGTGGTCCATACCCACAGGTAATCCTGCCACAGTTTGGGGGTTACTGGATTGAGGATGTGGAGGCACCAGCAGGgaccccctcctcctcagaATCCAGTttctgtgaggaggaggatggggaaGAGGGCATGAGCCCTGGCGGTGGGCACAGCTACCGCCTAGAGTGCAACAGCACGGCCCGCGCCTACCGCAAACACTTCCTAGGCAAG GAACACATGAACTATTATTGCACTGGCAGCAGCATAGGCAACCTCATCATGTCTCTGAAACATGAGGAGGCTGAGGGGCAGGAGTACCTACGCATCATGCTCAG GTCGAGGATCAAAACAGTCCATGACAGGATCTCTTTAGCAGGCATCAGCCAGTTGCCCAGCGTACCTCAGATTGCCAAG cttctgTGCGATGATGCCACAGGACTGAAGTTCAACCCGGTCCTGTACCCTCGG gGATCACAGTTGATTGTGGCTTATGATGAACATGAGGTGAACAACACTTTCAAATTTGGCGTCATCTACCAGAAGTTTGGACAG ACATCAGAGGAAGAGTTGTTTGGAAACAATGAGGAGACACCAGCTTTCAAGGAGTTTCTCGGTATCCTGGGAGACAACATTGAACTCCAGGACTTTAAAGG GTTCCGCGGTGGGCTGGATGTgtcccacagacagacagggtcTGAATCTGTCTACACAGtcttcagacagagagagattatgTTCCATGTGTCAACCAAGCTTCCCTTCACCGAGGGAGACGTCCAGCAG CTCCAGAGAAAAAGGCACATAGGAAATGACATTGTGGCCACAGTCTTCCAAGAAGAGGCCACACCGTTTGTTCCAGACATGATTGCCTCCAACTTCCTACATGCTTACGTACTGGTGCAGGTTGAGAACCCCTGTACAGAGCACACAACATACAAG GTGTCTGTTACAGCCAGGGAGGATGTGCCTCCTTTTGGGCCTCCACTCCCAAACCCAGCTGTGTTTAAAAAG GGTCCTGAGTTTCGAGATTTCCTGCTGACAAAGTTAATCAATGCTGAAAACGCCTGCTACAAATCCGACAAATTCGCTAAGCTAGAG GGGAGAACGCGAGCTGCTCTGCTGGACAACCTCCACGATGAGCTGCACAGACAGAGCCAGGCAGCTCTGGGTCTGGGCCAAGCTGGAGAGGAAGACAAGCTGGAGAACGGGGGACACGGGGGTCTGCTAGAGTCCTTCAAG AGAGCCATGCGAGTGAGGAGCCACTCGATGGAGACCATGGTGGGGTCCCATCGTCACAGGAGCCCAGGGGTAGGAGGTGGGCTCCCAGCAAGTGTGAGTGGAGGAGGACTACCGCAGAGCACCAGCGAATGCACAAAGAGCACCTTCACT CCTCCTGTGTTGTCAGCCAAGTCTCCCCTGAAGAGCCCAGTGAAGCGGCGTTCAGGCCTCTTTCCTCGTCTCCACTCCAGCACAGACACCccgacagacaaacacacacgcag CGACCAAAAGCCTGCAGAAAACTGTCCACTGTCACAGGAAGTGAGATCAGAGACATCATCCAATCCCAGCTCTCCTGAGATCTGCCCTAACAAAGAGAG GCCATTTACCAAGCTGAAAGAGTGCAGCAGCGGCCGGCCGAACATCTCCCGTTCTTCATCCAGcaccagcagcttcagcagcaccACAGGAGAAACAGAAGCTCTGGAAGAACTGGAGACG ACCAGCCATGCCTCTGTAGCGTCCTCCTCTGCCTTTAGTCCCTCCCTTAGCGTCGACAGCCAGGGATCAGGTACCCCTGTCATAATGTGCCGCAGTCCAACAG AAGGGAGAAGTAAGACTTCACCAAGGTCAAACCTGAAGTTCCGCTTTGACAAAATGAGCCACTCATCCACAGCT tCCGAGTAA
- the rap1gap2a gene encoding rap1 GTPase-activating protein 2a isoform X3, giving the protein MSQTGGRFHNKKAGIRAAVILIGLLHKSRKAKEKERDKEETEGKQELLNISNVPLGECPPSPPRTAPPSMKSAEFFDMLERMQDDYIPYPRIEDVLEKGGPYPQVILPQFGGYWIEDVEAPAGTPSSSESSFCEEEDGEEGMSPGGGHSYRLECNSTARAYRKHFLGKEHMNYYCTGSSIGNLIMSLKHEEAEGQEYLRIMLRSRIKTVHDRISLAGISQLPSVPQIAKLLCDDATGLKFNPVLYPRGSQLIVAYDEHEVNNTFKFGVIYQKFGQTSEEELFGNNEETPAFKEFLGILGDNIELQDFKGFRGGLDVSHRQTGSESVYTVFRQREIMFHVSTKLPFTEGDVQQLQRKRHIGNDIVATVFQEEATPFVPDMIASNFLHAYVLVQVENPCTEHTTYKVSVTAREDVPPFGPPLPNPAVFKKGPEFRDFLLTKLINAENACYKSDKFAKLEGRTRAALLDNLHDELHRQSQAALGLGQAGEEDKLENGGHGGLLESFKRAMRVRSHSMETMVGSHRHRSPGVGGGLPASVSGGGLPQSTSECTKSTFTPPVLSAKSPLKSPVKRRSGLFPRLHSSTDTPTDKHTRSDQKPAENCPLSQEVRSETSSNPSSPEICPNKERPFTKLKECSSGRPNISRSSSSTSSFSSTTGETEALEELETTSHASVASSSAFSPSLSVDSQGSGTPVIMCRSPTAEGRSKTSPRSNLKFRFDKMSHSSTASE; this is encoded by the exons tcTGCAGAGTTCTTCGATATGCTGGAGAGGATGCAG GATGACTACATCCCCTACCCACGGATAGAAGAT GTCCTGGAGAAAGGTGGTCCATACCCACAGGTAATCCTGCCACAGTTTGGGGGTTACTGGATTGAGGATGTGGAGGCACCAGCAGGgaccccctcctcctcagaATCCAGTttctgtgaggaggaggatggggaaGAGGGCATGAGCCCTGGCGGTGGGCACAGCTACCGCCTAGAGTGCAACAGCACGGCCCGCGCCTACCGCAAACACTTCCTAGGCAAG GAACACATGAACTATTATTGCACTGGCAGCAGCATAGGCAACCTCATCATGTCTCTGAAACATGAGGAGGCTGAGGGGCAGGAGTACCTACGCATCATGCTCAG GTCGAGGATCAAAACAGTCCATGACAGGATCTCTTTAGCAGGCATCAGCCAGTTGCCCAGCGTACCTCAGATTGCCAAG cttctgTGCGATGATGCCACAGGACTGAAGTTCAACCCGGTCCTGTACCCTCGG gGATCACAGTTGATTGTGGCTTATGATGAACATGAGGTGAACAACACTTTCAAATTTGGCGTCATCTACCAGAAGTTTGGACAG ACATCAGAGGAAGAGTTGTTTGGAAACAATGAGGAGACACCAGCTTTCAAGGAGTTTCTCGGTATCCTGGGAGACAACATTGAACTCCAGGACTTTAAAGG GTTCCGCGGTGGGCTGGATGTgtcccacagacagacagggtcTGAATCTGTCTACACAGtcttcagacagagagagattatgTTCCATGTGTCAACCAAGCTTCCCTTCACCGAGGGAGACGTCCAGCAG CTCCAGAGAAAAAGGCACATAGGAAATGACATTGTGGCCACAGTCTTCCAAGAAGAGGCCACACCGTTTGTTCCAGACATGATTGCCTCCAACTTCCTACATGCTTACGTACTGGTGCAGGTTGAGAACCCCTGTACAGAGCACACAACATACAAG GTGTCTGTTACAGCCAGGGAGGATGTGCCTCCTTTTGGGCCTCCACTCCCAAACCCAGCTGTGTTTAAAAAG GGTCCTGAGTTTCGAGATTTCCTGCTGACAAAGTTAATCAATGCTGAAAACGCCTGCTACAAATCCGACAAATTCGCTAAGCTAGAG GGGAGAACGCGAGCTGCTCTGCTGGACAACCTCCACGATGAGCTGCACAGACAGAGCCAGGCAGCTCTGGGTCTGGGCCAAGCTGGAGAGGAAGACAAGCTGGAGAACGGGGGACACGGGGGTCTGCTAGAGTCCTTCAAG AGAGCCATGCGAGTGAGGAGCCACTCGATGGAGACCATGGTGGGGTCCCATCGTCACAGGAGCCCAGGGGTAGGAGGTGGGCTCCCAGCAAGTGTGAGTGGAGGAGGACTACCGCAGAGCACCAGCGAATGCACAAAGAGCACCTTCACT CCTCCTGTGTTGTCAGCCAAGTCTCCCCTGAAGAGCCCAGTGAAGCGGCGTTCAGGCCTCTTTCCTCGTCTCCACTCCAGCACAGACACCccgacagacaaacacacacgcag CGACCAAAAGCCTGCAGAAAACTGTCCACTGTCACAGGAAGTGAGATCAGAGACATCATCCAATCCCAGCTCTCCTGAGATCTGCCCTAACAAAGAGAG GCCATTTACCAAGCTGAAAGAGTGCAGCAGCGGCCGGCCGAACATCTCCCGTTCTTCATCCAGcaccagcagcttcagcagcaccACAGGAGAAACAGAAGCTCTGGAAGAACTGGAGACG ACCAGCCATGCCTCTGTAGCGTCCTCCTCTGCCTTTAGTCCCTCCCTTAGCGTCGACAGCCAGGGATCAGGTACCCCTGTCATAATGTGCCGCAGTCCAACAG CAGAAGGGAGAAGTAAGACTTCACCAAGGTCAAACCTGAAGTTCCGCTTTGACAAAATGAGCCACTCATCCACAGCT tCCGAGTAA
- the rap1gap2a gene encoding rap1 GTPase-activating protein 2a isoform X5: MLRRRRSVSFGGFGWIDKSTLSALKARKQELLNISNVPLGECPPSPPRTAPPSMKSAEFFDMLERMQVPKAEETKKWKDDYIPYPRIEDVLEKGGPYPQVILPQFGGYWIEDVEAPAGTPSSSESSFCEEEDGEEGMSPGGGHSYRLECNSTARAYRKHFLGKEHMNYYCTGSSIGNLIMSLKHEEAEGQEYLRIMLRSRIKTVHDRISLAGISQLPSVPQIAKLLCDDATGLKFNPVLYPRGSQLIVAYDEHEVNNTFKFGVIYQKFGQTSEEELFGNNEETPAFKEFLGILGDNIELQDFKGFRGGLDVSHRQTGSESVYTVFRQREIMFHVSTKLPFTEGDVQQLQRKRHIGNDIVATVFQEEATPFVPDMIASNFLHAYVLVQVENPCTEHTTYKVSVTAREDVPPFGPPLPNPAVFKKGPEFRDFLLTKLINAENACYKSDKFAKLEGRTRAALLDNLHDELHRQSQAALGLGQAGEEDKLENGGHGGLLESFKRAMRVRSHSMETMVGSHRHRSPGVGGGLPASVSGGGLPQSTSECTKSTFTPPVLSAKSPLKSPVKRRSGLFPRLHSSTDTPTDKHTRSDQKPAENCPLSQEVRSETSSNPSSPEICPNKERPFTKLKECSSGRPNISRSSSSTSSFSSTTGETEALEELETTSHASVASSSAFSPSLSVDSQGSGTPVIMCRSPTAEGRSKTSPRSNLKFRFDKMSHSSTASE, from the exons tcTGCAGAGTTCTTCGATATGCTGGAGAGGATGCAG GTCCCTAAAGCTGAAGAGACCAAAAAATGGAAG GATGACTACATCCCCTACCCACGGATAGAAGAT GTCCTGGAGAAAGGTGGTCCATACCCACAGGTAATCCTGCCACAGTTTGGGGGTTACTGGATTGAGGATGTGGAGGCACCAGCAGGgaccccctcctcctcagaATCCAGTttctgtgaggaggaggatggggaaGAGGGCATGAGCCCTGGCGGTGGGCACAGCTACCGCCTAGAGTGCAACAGCACGGCCCGCGCCTACCGCAAACACTTCCTAGGCAAG GAACACATGAACTATTATTGCACTGGCAGCAGCATAGGCAACCTCATCATGTCTCTGAAACATGAGGAGGCTGAGGGGCAGGAGTACCTACGCATCATGCTCAG GTCGAGGATCAAAACAGTCCATGACAGGATCTCTTTAGCAGGCATCAGCCAGTTGCCCAGCGTACCTCAGATTGCCAAG cttctgTGCGATGATGCCACAGGACTGAAGTTCAACCCGGTCCTGTACCCTCGG gGATCACAGTTGATTGTGGCTTATGATGAACATGAGGTGAACAACACTTTCAAATTTGGCGTCATCTACCAGAAGTTTGGACAG ACATCAGAGGAAGAGTTGTTTGGAAACAATGAGGAGACACCAGCTTTCAAGGAGTTTCTCGGTATCCTGGGAGACAACATTGAACTCCAGGACTTTAAAGG GTTCCGCGGTGGGCTGGATGTgtcccacagacagacagggtcTGAATCTGTCTACACAGtcttcagacagagagagattatgTTCCATGTGTCAACCAAGCTTCCCTTCACCGAGGGAGACGTCCAGCAG CTCCAGAGAAAAAGGCACATAGGAAATGACATTGTGGCCACAGTCTTCCAAGAAGAGGCCACACCGTTTGTTCCAGACATGATTGCCTCCAACTTCCTACATGCTTACGTACTGGTGCAGGTTGAGAACCCCTGTACAGAGCACACAACATACAAG GTGTCTGTTACAGCCAGGGAGGATGTGCCTCCTTTTGGGCCTCCACTCCCAAACCCAGCTGTGTTTAAAAAG GGTCCTGAGTTTCGAGATTTCCTGCTGACAAAGTTAATCAATGCTGAAAACGCCTGCTACAAATCCGACAAATTCGCTAAGCTAGAG GGGAGAACGCGAGCTGCTCTGCTGGACAACCTCCACGATGAGCTGCACAGACAGAGCCAGGCAGCTCTGGGTCTGGGCCAAGCTGGAGAGGAAGACAAGCTGGAGAACGGGGGACACGGGGGTCTGCTAGAGTCCTTCAAG AGAGCCATGCGAGTGAGGAGCCACTCGATGGAGACCATGGTGGGGTCCCATCGTCACAGGAGCCCAGGGGTAGGAGGTGGGCTCCCAGCAAGTGTGAGTGGAGGAGGACTACCGCAGAGCACCAGCGAATGCACAAAGAGCACCTTCACT CCTCCTGTGTTGTCAGCCAAGTCTCCCCTGAAGAGCCCAGTGAAGCGGCGTTCAGGCCTCTTTCCTCGTCTCCACTCCAGCACAGACACCccgacagacaaacacacacgcag CGACCAAAAGCCTGCAGAAAACTGTCCACTGTCACAGGAAGTGAGATCAGAGACATCATCCAATCCCAGCTCTCCTGAGATCTGCCCTAACAAAGAGAG GCCATTTACCAAGCTGAAAGAGTGCAGCAGCGGCCGGCCGAACATCTCCCGTTCTTCATCCAGcaccagcagcttcagcagcaccACAGGAGAAACAGAAGCTCTGGAAGAACTGGAGACG ACCAGCCATGCCTCTGTAGCGTCCTCCTCTGCCTTTAGTCCCTCCCTTAGCGTCGACAGCCAGGGATCAGGTACCCCTGTCATAATGTGCCGCAGTCCAACAG CAGAAGGGAGAAGTAAGACTTCACCAAGGTCAAACCTGAAGTTCCGCTTTGACAAAATGAGCCACTCATCCACAGCT tCCGAGTAA
- the rap1gap2a gene encoding rap1 GTPase-activating protein 2a isoform X4: MSQTGGRFHNKKAGIRAAVILIGLLHKSRKAKEKERDKEETEGKQELLNISNVPLGECPPSPPRTAPPSMKSAEFFDMLERMQDDYIPYPRIEDVLEKGGPYPQVILPQFGGYWIEDVEAPAGTPSSSESSFCEEEDGEEGMSPGGGHSYRLECNSTARAYRKHFLGKEHMNYYCTGSSIGNLIMSLKHEEAEGQEYLRIMLRSRIKTVHDRISLAGISQLPSVPQIAKLLCDDATGLKFNPVLYPRGSQLIVAYDEHEVNNTFKFGVIYQKFGQTSEEELFGNNEETPAFKEFLGILGDNIELQDFKGFRGGLDVSHRQTGSESVYTVFRQREIMFHVSTKLPFTEGDVQQLQRKRHIGNDIVATVFQEEATPFVPDMIASNFLHAYVLVQVENPCTEHTTYKVSVTAREDVPPFGPPLPNPAVFKKGPEFRDFLLTKLINAENACYKSDKFAKLEGRTRAALLDNLHDELHRQSQAALGLGQAGEEDKLENGGHGGLLESFKRAMRVRSHSMETMVGSHRHRSPGVGGGLPASVSGGGLPQSTSECTKSTFTPPVLSAKSPLKSPVKRRSGLFPRLHSSTDTPTDKHTRSDQKPAENCPLSQEVRSETSSNPSSPEICPNKERPFTKLKECSSGRPNISRSSSSTSSFSSTTGETEALEELETTSHASVASSSAFSPSLSVDSQGSGTPVIMCRSPTEGRSKTSPRSNLKFRFDKMSHSSTASE, encoded by the exons tcTGCAGAGTTCTTCGATATGCTGGAGAGGATGCAG GATGACTACATCCCCTACCCACGGATAGAAGAT GTCCTGGAGAAAGGTGGTCCATACCCACAGGTAATCCTGCCACAGTTTGGGGGTTACTGGATTGAGGATGTGGAGGCACCAGCAGGgaccccctcctcctcagaATCCAGTttctgtgaggaggaggatggggaaGAGGGCATGAGCCCTGGCGGTGGGCACAGCTACCGCCTAGAGTGCAACAGCACGGCCCGCGCCTACCGCAAACACTTCCTAGGCAAG GAACACATGAACTATTATTGCACTGGCAGCAGCATAGGCAACCTCATCATGTCTCTGAAACATGAGGAGGCTGAGGGGCAGGAGTACCTACGCATCATGCTCAG GTCGAGGATCAAAACAGTCCATGACAGGATCTCTTTAGCAGGCATCAGCCAGTTGCCCAGCGTACCTCAGATTGCCAAG cttctgTGCGATGATGCCACAGGACTGAAGTTCAACCCGGTCCTGTACCCTCGG gGATCACAGTTGATTGTGGCTTATGATGAACATGAGGTGAACAACACTTTCAAATTTGGCGTCATCTACCAGAAGTTTGGACAG ACATCAGAGGAAGAGTTGTTTGGAAACAATGAGGAGACACCAGCTTTCAAGGAGTTTCTCGGTATCCTGGGAGACAACATTGAACTCCAGGACTTTAAAGG GTTCCGCGGTGGGCTGGATGTgtcccacagacagacagggtcTGAATCTGTCTACACAGtcttcagacagagagagattatgTTCCATGTGTCAACCAAGCTTCCCTTCACCGAGGGAGACGTCCAGCAG CTCCAGAGAAAAAGGCACATAGGAAATGACATTGTGGCCACAGTCTTCCAAGAAGAGGCCACACCGTTTGTTCCAGACATGATTGCCTCCAACTTCCTACATGCTTACGTACTGGTGCAGGTTGAGAACCCCTGTACAGAGCACACAACATACAAG GTGTCTGTTACAGCCAGGGAGGATGTGCCTCCTTTTGGGCCTCCACTCCCAAACCCAGCTGTGTTTAAAAAG GGTCCTGAGTTTCGAGATTTCCTGCTGACAAAGTTAATCAATGCTGAAAACGCCTGCTACAAATCCGACAAATTCGCTAAGCTAGAG GGGAGAACGCGAGCTGCTCTGCTGGACAACCTCCACGATGAGCTGCACAGACAGAGCCAGGCAGCTCTGGGTCTGGGCCAAGCTGGAGAGGAAGACAAGCTGGAGAACGGGGGACACGGGGGTCTGCTAGAGTCCTTCAAG AGAGCCATGCGAGTGAGGAGCCACTCGATGGAGACCATGGTGGGGTCCCATCGTCACAGGAGCCCAGGGGTAGGAGGTGGGCTCCCAGCAAGTGTGAGTGGAGGAGGACTACCGCAGAGCACCAGCGAATGCACAAAGAGCACCTTCACT CCTCCTGTGTTGTCAGCCAAGTCTCCCCTGAAGAGCCCAGTGAAGCGGCGTTCAGGCCTCTTTCCTCGTCTCCACTCCAGCACAGACACCccgacagacaaacacacacgcag CGACCAAAAGCCTGCAGAAAACTGTCCACTGTCACAGGAAGTGAGATCAGAGACATCATCCAATCCCAGCTCTCCTGAGATCTGCCCTAACAAAGAGAG GCCATTTACCAAGCTGAAAGAGTGCAGCAGCGGCCGGCCGAACATCTCCCGTTCTTCATCCAGcaccagcagcttcagcagcaccACAGGAGAAACAGAAGCTCTGGAAGAACTGGAGACG ACCAGCCATGCCTCTGTAGCGTCCTCCTCTGCCTTTAGTCCCTCCCTTAGCGTCGACAGCCAGGGATCAGGTACCCCTGTCATAATGTGCCGCAGTCCAACAG AAGGGAGAAGTAAGACTTCACCAAGGTCAAACCTGAAGTTCCGCTTTGACAAAATGAGCCACTCATCCACAGCT tCCGAGTAA
- the rap1gap2a gene encoding rap1 GTPase-activating protein 2a isoform X1, with the protein MSQTGGRFHNKKAGIRAAVILIGLLHKSRKAKEKERDKEETEGKQELLNISNVPLGECPPSPPRTAPPSMKSAEFFDMLERMQVPKAEETKKWKDDYIPYPRIEDVLEKGGPYPQVILPQFGGYWIEDVEAPAGTPSSSESSFCEEEDGEEGMSPGGGHSYRLECNSTARAYRKHFLGKEHMNYYCTGSSIGNLIMSLKHEEAEGQEYLRIMLRSRIKTVHDRISLAGISQLPSVPQIAKLLCDDATGLKFNPVLYPRGSQLIVAYDEHEVNNTFKFGVIYQKFGQTSEEELFGNNEETPAFKEFLGILGDNIELQDFKGFRGGLDVSHRQTGSESVYTVFRQREIMFHVSTKLPFTEGDVQQLQRKRHIGNDIVATVFQEEATPFVPDMIASNFLHAYVLVQVENPCTEHTTYKVSVTAREDVPPFGPPLPNPAVFKKGPEFRDFLLTKLINAENACYKSDKFAKLEGRTRAALLDNLHDELHRQSQAALGLGQAGEEDKLENGGHGGLLESFKRAMRVRSHSMETMVGSHRHRSPGVGGGLPASVSGGGLPQSTSECTKSTFTPPVLSAKSPLKSPVKRRSGLFPRLHSSTDTPTDKHTRSDQKPAENCPLSQEVRSETSSNPSSPEICPNKERPFTKLKECSSGRPNISRSSSSTSSFSSTTGETEALEELETTSHASVASSSAFSPSLSVDSQGSGTPVIMCRSPTAEGRSKTSPRSNLKFRFDKMSHSSTASE; encoded by the exons tcTGCAGAGTTCTTCGATATGCTGGAGAGGATGCAG GTCCCTAAAGCTGAAGAGACCAAAAAATGGAAG GATGACTACATCCCCTACCCACGGATAGAAGAT GTCCTGGAGAAAGGTGGTCCATACCCACAGGTAATCCTGCCACAGTTTGGGGGTTACTGGATTGAGGATGTGGAGGCACCAGCAGGgaccccctcctcctcagaATCCAGTttctgtgaggaggaggatggggaaGAGGGCATGAGCCCTGGCGGTGGGCACAGCTACCGCCTAGAGTGCAACAGCACGGCCCGCGCCTACCGCAAACACTTCCTAGGCAAG GAACACATGAACTATTATTGCACTGGCAGCAGCATAGGCAACCTCATCATGTCTCTGAAACATGAGGAGGCTGAGGGGCAGGAGTACCTACGCATCATGCTCAG GTCGAGGATCAAAACAGTCCATGACAGGATCTCTTTAGCAGGCATCAGCCAGTTGCCCAGCGTACCTCAGATTGCCAAG cttctgTGCGATGATGCCACAGGACTGAAGTTCAACCCGGTCCTGTACCCTCGG gGATCACAGTTGATTGTGGCTTATGATGAACATGAGGTGAACAACACTTTCAAATTTGGCGTCATCTACCAGAAGTTTGGACAG ACATCAGAGGAAGAGTTGTTTGGAAACAATGAGGAGACACCAGCTTTCAAGGAGTTTCTCGGTATCCTGGGAGACAACATTGAACTCCAGGACTTTAAAGG GTTCCGCGGTGGGCTGGATGTgtcccacagacagacagggtcTGAATCTGTCTACACAGtcttcagacagagagagattatgTTCCATGTGTCAACCAAGCTTCCCTTCACCGAGGGAGACGTCCAGCAG CTCCAGAGAAAAAGGCACATAGGAAATGACATTGTGGCCACAGTCTTCCAAGAAGAGGCCACACCGTTTGTTCCAGACATGATTGCCTCCAACTTCCTACATGCTTACGTACTGGTGCAGGTTGAGAACCCCTGTACAGAGCACACAACATACAAG GTGTCTGTTACAGCCAGGGAGGATGTGCCTCCTTTTGGGCCTCCACTCCCAAACCCAGCTGTGTTTAAAAAG GGTCCTGAGTTTCGAGATTTCCTGCTGACAAAGTTAATCAATGCTGAAAACGCCTGCTACAAATCCGACAAATTCGCTAAGCTAGAG GGGAGAACGCGAGCTGCTCTGCTGGACAACCTCCACGATGAGCTGCACAGACAGAGCCAGGCAGCTCTGGGTCTGGGCCAAGCTGGAGAGGAAGACAAGCTGGAGAACGGGGGACACGGGGGTCTGCTAGAGTCCTTCAAG AGAGCCATGCGAGTGAGGAGCCACTCGATGGAGACCATGGTGGGGTCCCATCGTCACAGGAGCCCAGGGGTAGGAGGTGGGCTCCCAGCAAGTGTGAGTGGAGGAGGACTACCGCAGAGCACCAGCGAATGCACAAAGAGCACCTTCACT CCTCCTGTGTTGTCAGCCAAGTCTCCCCTGAAGAGCCCAGTGAAGCGGCGTTCAGGCCTCTTTCCTCGTCTCCACTCCAGCACAGACACCccgacagacaaacacacacgcag CGACCAAAAGCCTGCAGAAAACTGTCCACTGTCACAGGAAGTGAGATCAGAGACATCATCCAATCCCAGCTCTCCTGAGATCTGCCCTAACAAAGAGAG GCCATTTACCAAGCTGAAAGAGTGCAGCAGCGGCCGGCCGAACATCTCCCGTTCTTCATCCAGcaccagcagcttcagcagcaccACAGGAGAAACAGAAGCTCTGGAAGAACTGGAGACG ACCAGCCATGCCTCTGTAGCGTCCTCCTCTGCCTTTAGTCCCTCCCTTAGCGTCGACAGCCAGGGATCAGGTACCCCTGTCATAATGTGCCGCAGTCCAACAG CAGAAGGGAGAAGTAAGACTTCACCAAGGTCAAACCTGAAGTTCCGCTTTGACAAAATGAGCCACTCATCCACAGCT tCCGAGTAA